One part of the Lotus japonicus ecotype B-129 chromosome 2, LjGifu_v1.2 genome encodes these proteins:
- the LOC130738640 gene encoding kinase-interacting family protein-like isoform X2, with the protein MELSKTDLEERMKMLAMNTMEDEEMGDTFAERAETYYQKRPQLLSLLQDLYNGYITLSDRYIQTLAKHKHFRHSRHSSQVEGGFSDQEEVSGVSQVDSDIESSISYQQMPVMILPGSSMLDVDAFVAELVIKNVEHDILMHEVSVMERKYCESSRKNELQKSLLEVLESERVVLLNENAGLSYRVNTLVEENKDLASESVFIKRKAGELAKCVLKMREDHRVYLLHKKIEDLQAQIHGLEKRNKEYYEKLLRRDDDSCSMGSSSKGKNNNEGIALEVRVQLNKLRRFKWKDGNGSGTPGKKFEGVKKGPSLWKKLKNMDLLLCGTNPTCA; encoded by the exons ATGGAATTGAGTAAAACAG ACCTGGAAGAGAGGATGAAAATGTTGGCAATGAACacaatggaagatgaagagatgGGTGATACTTTTGCAGAAAGAGCAGAAACTTACTACCAAAAGCGACCACAGCTTCTGTCACTTCTGCAGGACCTGTACAATGGCTATATCACTTTGTCTGATAGATACATACAAACATTGGCCAAACACAAGCATTTCAGGCATAGCAGACACTCTTCTCAAGTTGAGGGGGGCTTCTCTGACCAAGAAGAAGTTAGTGGTGTGAGCCAGGTTGATTCAGATATTGAGAGCTCAATCTCTTATCAGCAAATGCCTGTGATGATTCTCCCTGGGAGCTCTATGCTTGATGTTGATGCTTTTGTTGCTGAGCTTGTGATTAAGAATGTGGAGCATGATATCTTGATGCATGAGGTCAGTGTGATGGAGAGGAAGTACTGTGAGTCATCAAGGAAGAATGAGCTGCAGAAGAGCTTGCTTGAGGTGTTGGAGTCCGAGAGGGTTGTTCTTCTTAATGAGAATGCTGGATTGAGCTACAGGGTCAACACTCTGGTGGAAGAGAACAAGGATCTGGCATCAGAGTCGGTGTTTATTAAGAGGAAGGCCGGGGAGCTGGCAAAGTGTGTGCTGAAGATGAGGGAGGATCACAGGGTGTACTTGCTCCACAAGAAGATTGAGGATCTTCAAGCACAGATACATGGGTTGGAGAAGAGGAACAAGGAGTACTATGAGAAGCTTCTGAGAAGAGATGATGACAGCTGCAGCATGGGAAGCAGCAGCAAGGGGAAGAACAACAACGAAGGGATCGCGTTGGAGGTTCGTGTTCAGCTCAATAAGCTTCGAAGGTTCAAGTGGAAAGATGGCAATGGTAGCGGCACTCCTGGGAAGAAATTTGAGGGAGTGAAGAAAGGCCCAAGTTTGTGGAAGAAGCTGAAGAACATGGACTTGTTATTGTGTGGGACAAATCCCACTTGTGCTTGA
- the LOC130738640 gene encoding kinase-interacting family protein-like isoform X1, which translates to MERDPNTVVMGKEKKISNSPLLSSSTKGPRDKSIITNNNIMPSWLVTSISDLEERMKMLAMNTMEDEEMGDTFAERAETYYQKRPQLLSLLQDLYNGYITLSDRYIQTLAKHKHFRHSRHSSQVEGGFSDQEEVSGVSQVDSDIESSISYQQMPVMILPGSSMLDVDAFVAELVIKNVEHDILMHEVSVMERKYCESSRKNELQKSLLEVLESERVVLLNENAGLSYRVNTLVEENKDLASESVFIKRKAGELAKCVLKMREDHRVYLLHKKIEDLQAQIHGLEKRNKEYYEKLLRRDDDSCSMGSSSKGKNNNEGIALEVRVQLNKLRRFKWKDGNGSGTPGKKFEGVKKGPSLWKKLKNMDLLLCGTNPTCA; encoded by the exons ATGGAGAGGGACCCTAACACTGTAGTCATGGGCAAGGAGAAAAAGATTTCAAATTCCCCATTGCTTTCTTCCTCCACAAAAGGGCCAAGGGACAAGAGCAtcatcaccaacaacaacatcatGCCCTCTTGGCTAGTCACCAGCATTTCTG ACCTGGAAGAGAGGATGAAAATGTTGGCAATGAACacaatggaagatgaagagatgGGTGATACTTTTGCAGAAAGAGCAGAAACTTACTACCAAAAGCGACCACAGCTTCTGTCACTTCTGCAGGACCTGTACAATGGCTATATCACTTTGTCTGATAGATACATACAAACATTGGCCAAACACAAGCATTTCAGGCATAGCAGACACTCTTCTCAAGTTGAGGGGGGCTTCTCTGACCAAGAAGAAGTTAGTGGTGTGAGCCAGGTTGATTCAGATATTGAGAGCTCAATCTCTTATCAGCAAATGCCTGTGATGATTCTCCCTGGGAGCTCTATGCTTGATGTTGATGCTTTTGTTGCTGAGCTTGTGATTAAGAATGTGGAGCATGATATCTTGATGCATGAGGTCAGTGTGATGGAGAGGAAGTACTGTGAGTCATCAAGGAAGAATGAGCTGCAGAAGAGCTTGCTTGAGGTGTTGGAGTCCGAGAGGGTTGTTCTTCTTAATGAGAATGCTGGATTGAGCTACAGGGTCAACACTCTGGTGGAAGAGAACAAGGATCTGGCATCAGAGTCGGTGTTTATTAAGAGGAAGGCCGGGGAGCTGGCAAAGTGTGTGCTGAAGATGAGGGAGGATCACAGGGTGTACTTGCTCCACAAGAAGATTGAGGATCTTCAAGCACAGATACATGGGTTGGAGAAGAGGAACAAGGAGTACTATGAGAAGCTTCTGAGAAGAGATGATGACAGCTGCAGCATGGGAAGCAGCAGCAAGGGGAAGAACAACAACGAAGGGATCGCGTTGGAGGTTCGTGTTCAGCTCAATAAGCTTCGAAGGTTCAAGTGGAAAGATGGCAATGGTAGCGGCACTCCTGGGAAGAAATTTGAGGGAGTGAAGAAAGGCCCAAGTTTGTGGAAGAAGCTGAAGAACATGGACTTGTTATTGTGTGGGACAAATCCCACTTGTGCTTGA